A part of Prosthecobacter sp. SYSU 5D2 genomic DNA contains:
- a CDS encoding alginate lyase family protein has protein sequence MRSLCTAIFGLLFLSPAIAAPSGQELTARQDRRRILYLADNALKMEPVSIVQNQSPLSEGRPNEFFSMSDYYWPDPAKPDGKPYIMRDGQSNPGNFNKHRETLMAMRDAVSALAAAFILTQDERYVEKAVAMLKVFFLDEETRMHPSLDHAQAIVGKPTPDRGTGLIDTLHLVEIPLAVMSLKKSKAMTPELYKGLSQWFSDYTRWFITSGKGKNEAKARNNHAVAYWLQVAAFATLTEDTGLLEECRRQFKEVFVTVQMAADGSFPLELGRTKPYAYSIFQLDNMTALCQLLSTEEDNLWAFTTADGKCMAKAVAYLYPYLADKSSWPLPPDIHAWEGWPVRQPALLFGGIAFHEDKYLRLWRQLPPDSADFEIRRNNAITQPLLWTSLFDHSTAARRP, from the coding sequence ATGAGATCCCTTTGCACCGCCATCTTTGGCCTCCTCTTCCTTTCGCCCGCCATTGCTGCCCCATCGGGACAGGAGCTCACGGCCCGTCAGGACCGGCGGCGCATTCTTTATTTGGCAGACAATGCACTAAAAATGGAGCCGGTGAGCATTGTTCAGAATCAGTCCCCTTTGAGCGAGGGCAGGCCTAACGAGTTCTTCTCCATGAGCGACTACTACTGGCCTGATCCCGCGAAACCGGATGGCAAGCCCTACATCATGCGGGATGGCCAGTCGAATCCTGGCAATTTCAACAAACATCGCGAAACACTAATGGCGATGCGGGATGCCGTCTCTGCCCTGGCCGCAGCTTTTATCCTCACTCAGGATGAGCGTTATGTCGAAAAGGCGGTCGCGATGCTGAAGGTCTTTTTCCTGGATGAAGAAACGCGCATGCATCCCAGTCTGGACCATGCCCAGGCCATCGTTGGCAAGCCGACACCGGACCGTGGCACGGGGCTCATTGATACGTTGCACCTGGTGGAAATCCCCCTGGCTGTGATGAGCTTGAAAAAATCAAAAGCGATGACGCCAGAACTGTACAAAGGCCTGAGTCAATGGTTTTCAGATTACACCCGGTGGTTCATCACCAGCGGCAAGGGAAAGAACGAGGCCAAGGCGCGGAACAACCATGCTGTCGCCTACTGGCTTCAGGTGGCCGCCTTTGCCACCCTTACAGAAGACACCGGCCTGCTGGAAGAATGCCGGCGACAATTTAAAGAGGTCTTTGTCACTGTGCAGATGGCTGCTGACGGCAGCTTCCCTTTGGAACTGGGCCGCACCAAACCTTATGCCTATTCCATTTTCCAGCTCGATAACATGACGGCGCTCTGCCAGTTGCTGTCCACGGAAGAGGATAACCTGTGGGCCTTCACCACAGCGGACGGCAAGTGCATGGCCAAAGCGGTGGCTTATCTTTACCCTTATCTGGCTGACAAATCATCCTGGCCGCTGCCTCCGGACATCCACGCCTGGGAAGGCTGGCCCGTCCGTCAGCCCGCCCTGCTTTTTGGCGGTATCGCATTTCACGAGGACAAGTATCTGCGCCTGTGGCGTCAGTTGCCGCCTGATTCCGCCGATTTTGAAATCCGACGTAACAATGCCATCACCCAGCCCTTGTTATGGACGTCCCTTTTTGACCACTCGACTGCTGCCCGCCGCCCCTGA
- a CDS encoding sigma-70 family RNA polymerase sigma factor, with amino-acid sequence MDKKPSILPFEPGTASKPPGVFDRLLADHSASIRLYVRSLMPGYEGADDLAQETLLKLWEKRDQYAEGTYFKAWAFQFAKFLVMNQRRKLARSPVVLLDDEMVEQIDRRWMEMEEPPMDDQHSALNQCLELLKTEDRQLLHARYATGMSLETYAVQEGTRPGTLKARLFRLRDALRDCIDRRLGNS; translated from the coding sequence ATGGATAAAAAACCATCCATCCTGCCATTCGAGCCAGGAACGGCATCCAAGCCGCCCGGAGTTTTTGACCGTCTGCTTGCTGACCACTCGGCCTCCATCCGCCTATATGTCAGGTCCCTGATGCCTGGTTATGAAGGGGCGGATGACCTGGCCCAGGAAACTCTCCTGAAGCTCTGGGAAAAGCGCGACCAGTATGCAGAAGGCACCTATTTCAAGGCCTGGGCTTTTCAATTCGCCAAGTTCCTGGTGATGAACCAGCGGCGCAAGCTGGCCCGCTCTCCCGTGGTGCTGCTGGATGACGAAATGGTGGAGCAGATTGACCGGCGGTGGATGGAAATGGAGGAGCCGCCGATGGATGATCAGCATTCGGCGCTGAACCAGTGCCTGGAACTGCTGAAAACGGAAGACCGGCAGCTTTTGCATGCCAGATATGCAACCGGCATGTCCCTGGAAACATATGCTGTGCAAGAAGGGACCCGGCCAGGAACTTTGAAAGCCCGTTTGTTCCGTCTTCGGGACGCCCTTCGTGATTGTATTGACAGACGCCTTGGAAATTCATGA
- a CDS encoding FecR domain-containing protein: MTPTPPEDPFQLNRRLDRLIEGSLTAEEAEEVQAWMKADPKILSLYLDKMRTESLLRDHAWPENQKAVRWHLLSSRPLAWAAAAVILVSAIGLLLRFQLGQGTSSVSNASSLPAIEFSAASVFETTLAQLPEDGRLQFGDGVIMNDGAVSIRLPSGVEAALKSPSRFAITGPNRLKLDEGAGWFRVPPAAKGFAVDLPEMEVVDLGTVFTVSVDKNEHQVQVEQGLVEVRQRQREIPTQQLKAGEKLVRRANQQTVQVITGTSLMDPPSMTEKPEIVFQESLTSVPDQPFTERQPLKGTWKVLEGDPQVSNGRFAAKSSFTHLMGRFTRPVEPSENAVIMVSFKSASPMSLFHSRGFAGVSLFDGDGEMFFLGDKYTDSYSWELVAYGRNFWKPGEGQKKPAYNLAIQGSEETFTLRYRQRTGAFEVYRGWGVQGLPVVRGMTDPGLRFDGVRVANGQGGDFSFEDLQVSVVKDKTE; this comes from the coding sequence ATGACCCCCACTCCTCCAGAAGATCCTTTTCAACTGAATCGCAGGCTTGATCGGCTGATCGAAGGCAGTTTGACGGCGGAAGAAGCAGAGGAGGTCCAGGCCTGGATGAAGGCAGATCCGAAGATTCTCAGCCTGTATCTGGACAAGATGCGCACGGAATCCCTGCTGCGGGACCATGCTTGGCCGGAGAATCAAAAGGCTGTCCGGTGGCACCTGTTGTCCAGCCGTCCTCTAGCCTGGGCGGCTGCGGCTGTTATTCTTGTTTCAGCCATCGGCCTCCTGCTGCGTTTCCAACTTGGCCAGGGGACGTCTTCCGTCTCCAATGCCTCCAGCCTGCCGGCCATTGAATTTTCTGCCGCATCCGTTTTCGAGACCACATTGGCTCAGTTGCCGGAAGATGGCAGGCTGCAGTTTGGGGACGGCGTCATCATGAATGACGGAGCCGTCTCCATCCGCCTGCCCAGCGGTGTGGAGGCGGCACTCAAAAGTCCCTCCCGCTTCGCCATTACCGGGCCTAACCGGCTGAAACTGGATGAAGGAGCGGGCTGGTTTCGTGTGCCTCCTGCGGCGAAGGGCTTTGCCGTGGATCTCCCGGAAATGGAGGTGGTGGATCTGGGCACGGTTTTCACGGTCAGTGTGGATAAAAACGAACATCAGGTCCAGGTGGAGCAAGGTCTGGTGGAGGTCCGGCAGCGACAGAGGGAAATTCCCACTCAACAATTGAAGGCGGGGGAAAAACTGGTGCGGCGTGCGAATCAGCAGACGGTGCAGGTGATTACGGGAACTTCGTTGATGGACCCTCCCTCCATGACGGAAAAGCCGGAGATCGTTTTCCAGGAATCACTGACTTCGGTGCCTGACCAGCCGTTCACAGAAAGGCAGCCTTTGAAGGGAACCTGGAAAGTGCTGGAAGGTGATCCGCAGGTGAGCAATGGACGCTTTGCGGCGAAGTCGAGCTTCACTCATCTGATGGGCCGCTTTACCCGTCCGGTGGAGCCATCGGAAAATGCAGTCATCATGGTCAGCTTCAAGTCGGCCTCGCCCATGTCTTTATTCCACTCCAGAGGCTTTGCCGGAGTCAGTCTGTTTGATGGAGATGGTGAGATGTTCTTCCTTGGGGATAAATACACCGACTCCTATTCATGGGAGCTGGTGGCCTATGGCAGGAACTTTTGGAAGCCTGGCGAGGGCCAGAAAAAGCCGGCTTACAATCTGGCCATCCAGGGCAGTGAGGAGACTTTCACGCTGCGTTACCGGCAGCGCACTGGTGCCTTTGAGGTTTACCGCGGGTGGGGCGTGCAGGGGCTGCCGGTCGTCCGTGGAATGACAGATCCGGGGCTGCGATTTGATGGAGTGCGCGTGGCCAATGGTCAAGGTGGTGACTTCTCATTCGAGGACCTTCAGGTCTCCGTGGTTAAAGATAAGACGGAGTAA
- a CDS encoding sensor histidine kinase, translating to MGLALGGQAQEVLTRAAEVRALSPDRALTGVPVDLQAVVGFIEAPVSGTIFIQDETGGTFFRASPRTIPLRVGDRVHVKGQSLPGLYLAGIVADSYEVLGAGEPPVPAVAGYEDLATGRFHYQRVQVEGIGRRLSVPEENRSVLHLSLGSRVVEVRVDAPLPDNLEPWVDARLQVTGLAAGGINDRRQLVFPYLRVSDWSDVKILKDAPAVEALATIPAARLLRFDPGRIQDFGHRVRTEGIVLASFPDGQVFIRDLAAEAMVPSSPEPETAVNTRPAALAVRLVRPLPLRSGQRLDVAGFPNMEGFSASLTDAVVVGNPVDEAHDASPVEVSLADIREGALDADLVRLETELVDVFRTGSGWELRLASADMPLRALVPDVGEMDVPRQGSLLRLTGICRVDSSTDKGFRSRPESAVLLLRNADDLKVLRAPSWWTAERLLGVIGLLLAVVAGGLLWITLLRRQVSKQGEALRHRISHEAALEERQRIAREFHDTLEQELAGLSLRLDAAVTRPLEPKAKQLMDTSRHLVSRIQTEARNLVADLRADPDSVTDLPAALQELADRTRSEELSVTVHVEPPLPTLLVHVAHHLRMIAQEAVTNVLKHAQASSVSLALRVEAGQLSLIISDDGQGLDTSATHGQSGHFGCMGIRERCLRIGAEAEWLNVTPHGTEVRVTLPL from the coding sequence TTGGGGCTGGCGCTTGGCGGCCAGGCCCAGGAGGTGCTGACGCGTGCGGCGGAGGTGCGGGCCTTGTCACCTGACCGGGCACTCACCGGGGTGCCGGTGGATCTCCAGGCGGTAGTGGGTTTTATTGAGGCTCCGGTCAGCGGAACGATATTCATCCAGGACGAGACCGGGGGAACGTTTTTCAGGGCCAGTCCACGCACCATCCCGCTGAGAGTTGGCGACCGGGTGCATGTAAAAGGACAAAGTCTGCCGGGGCTGTATCTGGCCGGGATTGTGGCGGACTCCTATGAGGTGCTGGGGGCAGGGGAACCGCCTGTGCCTGCGGTGGCAGGCTACGAGGATCTGGCCACCGGGCGCTTTCATTATCAAAGGGTGCAGGTGGAGGGCATAGGCCGGCGGCTTTCTGTGCCGGAGGAGAACCGGTCCGTACTGCATCTTTCGTTAGGCAGCCGGGTGGTGGAGGTGCGGGTGGATGCTCCCTTACCGGACAATCTGGAGCCCTGGGTGGATGCACGGCTGCAAGTCACCGGGCTGGCGGCGGGCGGCATCAATGACCGCAGGCAGCTCGTGTTTCCTTATCTCCGCGTCAGCGACTGGAGTGACGTGAAGATACTGAAGGATGCACCTGCAGTGGAGGCTCTGGCGACGATTCCGGCGGCCCGGCTGCTGCGCTTTGATCCGGGGCGCATTCAGGATTTCGGCCATCGGGTGAGGACGGAGGGCATCGTCCTGGCATCGTTTCCTGACGGGCAGGTTTTTATCCGGGATCTGGCGGCTGAAGCCATGGTGCCTTCATCGCCTGAGCCGGAAACGGCGGTGAATACACGGCCTGCGGCTTTGGCGGTGCGGCTGGTGCGGCCCCTGCCGCTAAGATCCGGCCAGCGGCTGGATGTGGCCGGATTTCCCAACATGGAGGGTTTTAGCGCCAGCCTCACGGATGCCGTGGTTGTGGGTAATCCAGTGGATGAAGCACACGATGCATCGCCCGTGGAAGTCTCTCTGGCCGACATTCGCGAGGGCGCTCTGGATGCGGATCTGGTGAGGCTGGAGACGGAACTGGTGGATGTTTTCCGCACCGGATCAGGCTGGGAATTGCGGCTCGCTTCCGCAGACATGCCGCTGCGGGCATTGGTGCCGGATGTGGGCGAGATGGATGTGCCCAGGCAGGGCTCGCTGCTACGGCTGACGGGCATCTGTCGGGTGGACTCCTCCACCGACAAGGGGTTTCGCTCGCGGCCGGAGAGCGCGGTGCTGCTTTTGCGCAACGCGGATGATCTGAAAGTTTTACGTGCGCCATCGTGGTGGACGGCTGAGCGGCTACTGGGGGTGATCGGGCTGCTGCTGGCAGTCGTGGCCGGCGGCCTGTTATGGATCACTCTGCTTAGGCGGCAGGTTTCTAAACAAGGGGAGGCCCTGCGGCACAGGATCTCGCATGAAGCAGCGCTGGAGGAGCGGCAGCGCATTGCCCGTGAGTTTCATGACACGCTGGAGCAGGAGCTGGCCGGCCTGTCTCTGCGCCTGGATGCAGCGGTGACACGCCCGTTGGAGCCGAAAGCAAAACAGCTCATGGACACCTCTCGCCATCTTGTCTCTCGCATCCAGACGGAGGCGCGCAACCTGGTGGCCGATCTGCGTGCGGACCCCGACAGCGTAACTGACCTCCCCGCAGCACTGCAAGAGCTGGCTGACCGGACCCGGAGTGAAGAGCTGTCTGTGACAGTCCATGTAGAACCGCCCCTGCCAACGCTGCTGGTGCATGTGGCTCATCATTTGCGCATGATTGCGCAGGAGGCAGTGACGAACGTGCTCAAGCATGCGCAGGCTTCCTCCGTCAGCCTGGCTCTGAGGGTGGAGGCTGGACAGCTAAGCCTAATCATAAGTGACGATGGTCAGGGCCTGGACACTTCGGCCACCCATGGGCAGTCGGGTCACTTTGGCTGCATGGGCATTCGTGAACGCTGCCTGCGCATCGGCGCTGAGGCAGAATGGTTGAATGTCACCCCACATGGCACTGAAGTGCGCGTCACCCTGCCCCTTTAA
- a CDS encoding response regulator transcription factor: protein MADTILTLLLVDDHFVVRSGLAASLELEDDLRVIGEVDRGELALEAFGKLKPQVVLMDLQLPGISGIEATARLIAAHSEARVLMFSTFARDEEVQAALKAGALGYLQKSSSREDLLSAIRTVARGERWLPADLEARLRERTAEPEITPREREILTLVTQGNANKEIAATLGIGEDTVKQHVSRILMKLKVNDRAQATAEAIRRGLVRV from the coding sequence ATGGCGGATACGATTCTCACTCTTCTTCTCGTGGATGACCACTTCGTGGTGCGCAGCGGCCTGGCGGCATCTCTTGAACTTGAAGATGACCTGCGAGTCATCGGCGAGGTGGACCGGGGTGAGCTGGCCCTTGAGGCTTTTGGAAAACTGAAACCGCAGGTCGTATTGATGGACTTACAGTTGCCCGGCATCTCCGGAATCGAGGCAACTGCTCGTCTCATCGCTGCTCATTCAGAGGCGCGCGTGCTGATGTTTTCCACCTTTGCCCGGGATGAAGAAGTGCAGGCCGCACTTAAAGCCGGTGCGCTGGGTTACTTGCAGAAGTCATCCTCACGTGAAGATCTTTTGAGCGCCATCCGCACAGTCGCACGCGGGGAGCGATGGCTGCCTGCGGATCTGGAAGCCCGTCTTCGGGAGCGCACGGCAGAGCCCGAAATCACCCCCCGTGAGCGTGAGATCCTGACCCTCGTCACTCAGGGCAATGCCAACAAAGAAATCGCCGCGACACTTGGCATTGGCGAGGACACCGTGAAACAGCACGTCAGCCGCATCTTGATGAAGCTCAAGGTCAATGACCGGGCGCAGGCGACGGCAGAGGCCATTCGCCGGGGACTGGTGCGGGTATGA
- a CDS encoding PQQ-binding-like beta-propeller repeat protein, giving the protein MKALPCLLLSVSLLTAARADWPTYQHDNSRVGHTDEALKAPLTPRWEYASPAPPQMAWAGEDGRVIEGLELRNRVRFDDAFQVAIADGRVYFGSTVDGRLTCQDLATGKELWSHFTDGPVRLAPAVHDGKIYFGSDDGHARCLDAKTGTVIWDLRAGPNDERILARGRMISRWPVRTGILVDNGIAYFGAGVFPHENIYLYAVEAATGKVVWVNDTLSQEDAGRNDLSPQGYLLATKDLLFVPSGRALSVAFDRKTGQQVNKPTPGWRGDAGGQIGGSQAMLVDDQILAVGEHQILALDQKTGKTGYAWFHGRQITMTGKTGFMSTGKAIIAIDREAHAQGTRERHEHEMAVSKITKDLRGHPALADLKKVDKITAELKAAEKADKQTEVDKLKAELAVAAKAYEPKRIDYTTKKDKLAMHKEALADMKDSGVLWTYPTTLESSLIHAGGTVIAGGLNEVVCLDATSGKVLWQTAVEGDARGLAVADGHLVVSTTSGHVYTFADATRTSLPALAKTPAVETNPFPKDDLTALYEQAAESILKETGIQDGFCLVLGSGEGRLAYELAKRSRLSIFGVEADKTKVNSARETLLRTGLYGSRIVIDHLDLSMVPYSSYFANLIVSDELLLTGKMPGLPVEVARTLKPIGGMLCLGVPATATDAVKQAAAKSVTEWLTATKLAEEKATQKTSGTWSMLTRAALPGADSWSHQYGNAANTSSNNDQRVKDGLSILWYGDPGPGEAVNRHDGAVGPLSVNGRLFIQGHESIKAHDAFNGQFLWEVKNPGAMRTGVYKAREPGNMAASDDHLYTIIADRCLQFDAATGKLVREFTIPNAGSQPDLEWGYIAYHEGLLYGTSTLRIANAAEQARRGKDVSISTDTLFAFDVKTGDLAWKHTGKHIAHTTVAIGDGHLFFIDASLTPAQREEMLRQDKTELSKLSGKERELAEERLKEADLRMAVSLDAKTGAQLWAQPVDVTDCSEIGIGGGGLTLMYHNGHIVLGGANANGHYWEQFLAGEFARRRIVVLDAVKGGKVWAKDANYRHRPVVIGNEVVAEPWSYDLYTGDQKMRKHPLTGEESPWMFARPGHHCGGISATASMMFFRSKSTAYYNMEEDEGTGHFAGQRLGCWINTIPANGLVMIPEASAGCVCLFSIAATVVFEPRDDRMRWGVYSASGSSTPVQHMALNLGAPGDRRDAHGKLWLGYPRPSSRAGIDLPLNLKPDFLKEGSFFALNEDKVQTAGADTPWLHASGARGLQAITVPLIGKGQPEQTYTVRLHFSAPEGDQPGQRVFDVSLQGKTVLKGFDIASKAGGPNRALVEILENISVTDTLHLELKPTTEQPPLLHAIEILRTDAEEIKAGVAGRL; this is encoded by the coding sequence ATGAAAGCGCTCCCCTGCCTCCTGTTATCTGTCTCCTTGCTGACCGCCGCCAGGGCAGACTGGCCCACTTATCAGCATGATAACAGCCGCGTCGGCCACACGGATGAAGCCCTCAAGGCCCCACTGACCCCGCGTTGGGAATACGCTTCCCCTGCCCCGCCGCAGATGGCCTGGGCCGGTGAAGATGGACGCGTGATTGAAGGCCTGGAACTGCGCAACCGCGTACGTTTTGACGATGCCTTCCAGGTCGCCATTGCCGACGGCCGCGTTTACTTCGGCTCCACGGTGGATGGCCGCCTGACCTGCCAGGATCTGGCGACAGGCAAAGAACTTTGGTCCCATTTTACTGATGGTCCCGTGCGCCTCGCCCCGGCAGTTCACGATGGCAAAATCTACTTTGGCTCCGATGACGGCCATGCCCGCTGCCTGGATGCTAAAACCGGCACCGTCATTTGGGATCTGCGAGCCGGGCCCAATGACGAGCGCATCCTGGCCCGTGGCCGAATGATCTCCCGCTGGCCCGTCCGCACCGGCATTCTGGTGGATAATGGCATCGCCTACTTCGGCGCGGGTGTCTTCCCCCACGAAAATATTTACCTCTACGCTGTTGAGGCCGCCACGGGCAAAGTCGTCTGGGTGAATGACACCCTAAGCCAGGAAGACGCCGGCCGTAACGACCTCTCTCCCCAGGGCTATCTCCTGGCCACCAAAGACCTCCTTTTTGTGCCCTCCGGCCGCGCCCTTTCTGTCGCCTTTGACCGCAAGACCGGCCAGCAGGTGAACAAACCCACCCCCGGCTGGCGCGGCGATGCCGGTGGCCAGATCGGCGGTTCCCAGGCCATGTTGGTGGACGACCAGATCCTTGCCGTCGGTGAGCATCAGATCCTGGCGCTCGACCAAAAAACCGGCAAGACTGGCTACGCGTGGTTCCACGGCCGCCAGATCACCATGACCGGCAAAACAGGCTTCATGTCCACAGGCAAGGCCATCATCGCCATTGACCGCGAAGCCCACGCCCAGGGCACCCGCGAGCGTCACGAACATGAAATGGCCGTGAGCAAAATCACCAAGGACCTGCGCGGCCACCCAGCCCTGGCCGACTTGAAAAAGGTGGACAAGATCACCGCCGAACTCAAAGCCGCCGAGAAGGCAGACAAGCAGACCGAAGTGGACAAACTCAAAGCCGAACTGGCTGTGGCAGCCAAGGCGTATGAGCCCAAACGCATTGATTACACGACCAAGAAGGACAAGCTGGCCATGCACAAGGAGGCCCTGGCCGATATGAAGGACAGCGGTGTTCTCTGGACCTACCCCACCACGCTGGAATCCTCGCTCATCCATGCCGGAGGCACCGTCATTGCAGGCGGGCTAAATGAAGTCGTCTGCCTGGATGCAACCAGCGGCAAAGTTCTCTGGCAGACCGCAGTCGAAGGAGATGCACGCGGCCTCGCCGTCGCCGATGGCCACCTCGTCGTCAGCACCACCAGCGGCCACGTTTATACCTTTGCCGATGCCACCCGCACCAGTCTTCCGGCGCTGGCGAAAACACCCGCCGTCGAAACCAACCCTTTCCCCAAGGACGATCTCACTGCACTCTATGAACAGGCCGCTGAATCCATCCTCAAGGAAACCGGCATTCAGGATGGCTTCTGCCTCGTCCTGGGCAGCGGTGAGGGCCGTCTGGCTTATGAACTGGCCAAGCGCAGCCGCCTTTCCATCTTTGGTGTCGAGGCAGATAAAACCAAGGTCAACAGCGCACGTGAAACGCTGCTGCGCACCGGCCTCTACGGCTCACGAATAGTCATTGACCACCTGGACCTGTCCATGGTCCCCTACTCCAGCTACTTCGCCAACCTCATCGTGTCTGATGAGCTCCTGCTGACCGGCAAAATGCCAGGTCTCCCGGTCGAAGTGGCCCGCACCCTCAAACCCATTGGCGGCATGCTTTGCCTCGGCGTACCGGCTACCGCCACAGATGCTGTCAAACAGGCAGCCGCCAAAAGCGTTACCGAATGGCTTACAGCCACCAAGCTGGCGGAAGAGAAGGCCACCCAAAAGACTTCCGGCACCTGGTCCATGCTCACCCGTGCCGCTCTGCCCGGCGCAGACTCCTGGTCCCATCAGTATGGCAATGCTGCTAACACCAGCAGCAACAACGACCAGCGCGTGAAAGATGGTCTCAGCATCCTCTGGTATGGCGATCCCGGCCCGGGCGAAGCCGTCAACCGACACGACGGTGCCGTCGGCCCGCTTTCCGTCAATGGCCGCCTGTTCATCCAGGGGCATGAGAGCATCAAAGCTCACGATGCCTTCAATGGTCAGTTCCTTTGGGAAGTGAAGAATCCAGGAGCCATGCGCACTGGCGTTTATAAAGCCCGCGAGCCTGGCAATATGGCCGCCAGCGATGACCATCTTTATACCATCATCGCCGACCGCTGCCTGCAGTTTGATGCCGCCACCGGCAAGCTCGTCCGCGAGTTCACCATCCCTAATGCAGGCAGCCAGCCGGACTTAGAATGGGGTTACATCGCTTATCACGAAGGTCTGCTCTATGGGACCTCCACGTTACGCATTGCAAATGCCGCCGAGCAGGCCCGCCGGGGCAAAGATGTTTCCATTTCCACCGACACCCTCTTCGCCTTTGATGTGAAAACCGGCGACCTCGCTTGGAAGCACACTGGCAAGCACATCGCCCACACCACCGTCGCCATTGGCGATGGCCACCTCTTTTTCATTGATGCCTCCCTCACTCCTGCCCAGCGCGAGGAAATGCTGCGCCAGGACAAGACGGAGTTGTCCAAGCTGAGCGGTAAAGAACGTGAACTCGCCGAAGAACGCCTCAAGGAAGCCGACCTCCGCATGGCCGTCTCTCTCGATGCCAAAACCGGTGCCCAGCTTTGGGCGCAGCCTGTGGACGTGACGGATTGCAGCGAGATCGGCATCGGCGGCGGCGGGCTCACTCTCATGTATCACAACGGCCACATTGTGCTCGGTGGAGCCAATGCCAACGGCCATTATTGGGAGCAGTTCCTCGCTGGCGAATTCGCCCGCAGGCGCATCGTTGTGCTGGATGCGGTCAAAGGCGGGAAAGTCTGGGCGAAGGATGCCAACTACCGACACCGCCCGGTCGTCATCGGCAATGAAGTCGTCGCCGAACCCTGGTCCTATGACCTCTACACGGGCGACCAAAAGATGCGCAAGCATCCGCTTACCGGTGAGGAATCCCCGTGGATGTTCGCCCGCCCCGGTCATCATTGTGGTGGCATCTCTGCAACGGCCAGCATGATGTTCTTCCGCTCCAAATCCACTGCCTATTACAACATGGAAGAGGATGAAGGCACCGGTCACTTCGCCGGTCAGCGCCTCGGCTGCTGGATCAATACCATCCCTGCCAACGGCCTCGTCATGATCCCCGAGGCCAGCGCCGGTTGCGTCTGCCTCTTTTCCATCGCCGCCACCGTCGTTTTTGAGCCTCGTGATGACCGTATGCGCTGGGGAGTTTACAGCGCCAGCGGCTCTTCCACCCCAGTGCAGCACATGGCGCTGAACCTGGGCGCCCCCGGCGACCGCCGCGATGCCCATGGCAAGCTCTGGCTCGGCTATCCCCGCCCCTCCTCCCGCGCCGGCATTGACCTGCCTTTGAATCTGAAGCCGGATTTCCTCAAGGAAGGCAGCTTTTTTGCCCTCAATGAAGACAAGGTACAGACCGCCGGGGCCGACACTCCCTGGCTCCACGCCTCCGGTGCCCGCGGACTCCAGGCCATCACCGTCCCGCTCATTGGCAAAGGCCAGCCTGAGCAGACCTACACCGTGCGCCTCCACTTCTCCGCCCCCGAAGGTGACCAGCCCGGCCAGCGTGTCTTTGATGTCTCGCTCCAGGGTAAGACCGTTCTCAAAGGCTTCGACATCGCCTCCAAAGCCGGTGGGCCAAACCGCGCTCTTGTTGAGATCCTCGAAAACATCTCCGTGACTGACACGCTGCATCTTGAACTGAAGCCAACCACGGAGCAGCCGCCCCTCCTACACGCCATCGAGATCCTCCGCACCGATGCCGAAGAAATCAAAGCTGGCGTCGCCGGGCGGCTTTAA